One genomic segment of bacterium includes these proteins:
- the phnC gene encoding phosphonate ABC transporter ATP-binding protein, which produces MSDPILRIEHLSKVYEDGTRALSDVSFEVARGEFLVIIGLSGSGKSTLLRCINRLVTPTSGRVWVDGRDVTAASRDGLREIRRGIGMVFQQFNLVRRASVLTNVLAGRLGYVPPAWSLGNYFPGPVVDRAMQSLERVGIADKAFGRASALSGGQQQRVGIARALMQEPRIILADEPVASLDPALSHSILKYLEDLNRKDGITILCSLHFLSLARRYGTRILALKDGAIVFDGRPGDIDEARFRAIYGEQAEEVEIT; this is translated from the coding sequence GTGAGCGACCCGATTCTTCGGATCGAGCACCTCAGCAAGGTCTACGAGGACGGGACGCGGGCGCTCTCGGACGTTTCCTTCGAGGTCGCCCGCGGCGAGTTTCTGGTCATCATCGGGCTCTCGGGGTCGGGCAAGTCCACGCTGCTGCGGTGCATCAACCGTCTCGTCACACCGACCTCCGGCCGCGTGTGGGTGGACGGCCGTGACGTGACGGCCGCGTCGCGCGACGGGCTGCGCGAAATCCGCCGCGGCATCGGCATGGTGTTCCAGCAGTTCAACCTGGTGCGGCGGGCGTCGGTCCTGACCAACGTGCTCGCGGGACGGCTGGGGTACGTGCCGCCGGCGTGGTCGCTCGGAAACTACTTTCCGGGCCCGGTGGTCGACCGGGCGATGCAGAGCCTCGAGCGCGTCGGCATCGCCGACAAGGCGTTCGGCCGGGCGTCGGCGCTGTCCGGCGGCCAGCAGCAGCGCGTCGGGATCGCGCGCGCCCTGATGCAGGAGCCCCGCATCATTCTCGCGGACGAGCCGGTGGCCAGCCTCGATCCGGCCTTGTCGCATTCGATCCTGAAATACCTCGAAGACCTCAACCGCAAGGACGGCATCACCATCCTCTGCAGCCTGCACTTTCTCAGCCTCGCGCGGCGCTACGGCACGAGAATCCTCGCCCTCAAAGACGGCGCCATCGTCTTCGACGGCCGCCCGGGGGACATCGACGAGGCGCGG
- a CDS encoding phosphate/phosphite/phosphonate ABC transporter substrate-binding protein: MRLRVAALALAAVLVLGIAAAGPSPVPAQTRLVMAFVPSGEASTILESGNRISHLLEMATGYQFQSVVATSYAGVIEAMGANRADIGWLNTFSYVIAHQKYGVEVRLVTVRFGLPYYRAEIITQATSGINGLADLRGKRFAFVDPASTSGYLFPVAGLKKAGYDPQKFFGQTIFAGSHNNVVLAVYQGRVDAGSVFEDARGSVQKTLPDVMQKVKVVWKSDPIPNDTVSVRKGLPEDVKAKVTNALLRFSQTPAGLDALKSLYEIEALADYNLLVTKYKVKTPTLDAFFDPVRDVQRFVGLNP, encoded by the coding sequence ATGCGACTTCGCGTTGCCGCCCTTGCGCTCGCCGCCGTCCTCGTGCTCGGTATCGCCGCGGCCGGTCCGTCTCCGGTGCCCGCGCAGACCCGACTGGTGATGGCGTTCGTCCCGTCGGGCGAGGCGAGCACGATCCTCGAATCGGGCAACCGCATCTCGCACCTGCTCGAGATGGCGACGGGATATCAATTTCAGTCCGTCGTCGCGACGAGCTACGCGGGCGTCATCGAGGCGATGGGGGCGAATCGCGCCGACATCGGATGGTTGAACACGTTCTCGTACGTGATCGCCCACCAGAAGTACGGCGTGGAAGTCCGCCTCGTCACGGTGCGGTTCGGACTCCCATACTACCGCGCGGAGATCATCACGCAGGCCACGTCCGGCATCAACGGGCTGGCCGATCTGCGGGGCAAGCGGTTCGCGTTTGTCGATCCCGCCAGCACGTCGGGCTATCTGTTCCCCGTCGCGGGCCTCAAGAAGGCCGGGTATGATCCGCAGAAGTTCTTCGGTCAGACGATCTTCGCCGGCTCACACAATAACGTCGTCCTCGCGGTGTACCAGGGCCGTGTCGACGCGGGGTCCGTCTTCGAAGACGCCCGCGGCAGCGTGCAGAAGACCCTGCCGGACGTGATGCAGAAGGTCAAGGTGGTCTGGAAGTCCGACCCGATTCCGAACGACACCGTCAGTGTCCGGAAGGGGCTGCCCGAGGACGTCAAAGCGAAGGTCACGAACGCGCTGCTGCGCTTCTCGCAGACTCCCGCCGGTCTCGACGCGTTGAAGTCGCTGTACGAGATCGAGGCCCTCGCCGACTACAACCTGCTGGTGACGAAGTACAAGGTCAAGACCCCGACGCTCGACGCGTTTTTCGATCCGGTGCGCGACGTCCAGCGGTTCGTGGGGCTGAACCCATAG
- a CDS encoding YoaK family protein, translating to MATTHGAPAAPRKRLVLLLAGAAGCLDAVGYLMLGLFTANMTGNTILLGLSVGREAWADAVHNIVALAAFVCGAGAGTVATRGVGRIARGLGFEAAVLAAGIGVWVILGAPRGRIPEPAAYWMIALLSAAMGMQSATVRRVGEHRVATTYVTGTLTTLATDTASDLLDRWVARGRQAGGAAGTQDTAPPRAERGTALMLGLWAVYLLGALVGGFAEHRWSMWAVAAPLVVLVAVMGSDLAHRPREGLAR from the coding sequence ATGGCGACGACGCACGGCGCGCCCGCGGCACCCCGCAAGCGTCTCGTGCTGCTGCTTGCGGGCGCGGCCGGGTGCCTCGACGCGGTCGGCTACCTCATGCTCGGCCTCTTTACGGCGAACATGACGGGGAATACGATTCTTCTCGGACTCTCCGTCGGGCGGGAAGCCTGGGCGGACGCGGTGCACAATATCGTGGCGCTGGCGGCCTTTGTCTGCGGCGCCGGCGCCGGTACCGTCGCGACGCGGGGCGTCGGCCGGATCGCCCGCGGCCTCGGGTTCGAGGCCGCGGTGCTGGCGGCCGGCATCGGGGTGTGGGTGATTCTTGGTGCCCCGCGTGGACGCATCCCCGAACCGGCGGCCTACTGGATGATCGCCCTGCTCTCCGCCGCGATGGGGATGCAGAGCGCGACGGTCCGGCGGGTCGGTGAGCACCGCGTGGCGACGACGTACGTCACGGGAACGCTCACGACGCTCGCGACGGATACCGCGAGCGACCTGTTGGACCGGTGGGTGGCGCGCGGCCGGCAGGCAGGTGGCGCGGCCGGGACTCAAGACACCGCGCCGCCGCGGGCGGAGCGTGGAACCGCGCTCATGTTGGGGCTGTGGGCCGTGTACCTGCTCGGCGCGCTGGTCGGCGGCTTCGCCGAGCATCGGTGGTCGATGTGGGCGGTCGCGGCGCCGTTGGTAGTGCTGGTCGCCGTCATGGGGTCGGATCTCGCCCATCGACCGAGAGAGGGGTTGGCACGATGA
- the fumC gene encoding class II fumarate hydratase, whose translation MSGSSARGTGTATGPAATPAKGAGTDVRIETDSLGEVRVPASRLWGAQTQRSIENFPIGVDRFRMGRPVIRAFGILKKACALANLELGQLPADKVELIARAADDVIAGALDDEFPLVVFQTGSGTQSNMNANEVIANHAIQLAGGAIGSKKPIHPNDDVNRSQSSNDTFPTAMHIATAEQVEDVLLPAVTGLRDVLDEKARAYASVVMIGRTHLQDATPVTLGQVISGWVAQLDDAIATIRRALPGVYELAIGGTAVGTGINAPARFGEVAARKIAELTGRPFVSAPNKFAALSSHEAMLNVSAALRTLAAALMKIANDVRWHASGPRAGLGELLIPENEPGSSIMPGKINPTQSEALTMVCVQVYGNDHAVAFGDSQGNFQLNVYKPVILHNVLESAALLADGCRSFTIHCAVGIAPNEAVIREHVEHSLMLVTALSPHIGYEKAAKIALKAHHENTSLREAALALGYVTAEEFDRWVRAEDMTHPMKE comes from the coding sequence ATGAGTGGGAGCTCGGCACGCGGAACAGGCACGGCGACCGGACCCGCCGCGACACCGGCGAAGGGGGCCGGCACGGACGTCCGGATCGAGACCGACTCGCTCGGCGAGGTGCGCGTCCCGGCCTCGCGCCTGTGGGGCGCGCAGACCCAGCGCTCGATCGAGAACTTCCCGATCGGCGTCGACCGCTTCCGCATGGGCCGGCCGGTCATTCGCGCGTTCGGGATTCTGAAGAAGGCCTGCGCCCTCGCCAACCTGGAGCTCGGGCAGCTGCCGGCCGACAAGGTCGAGTTGATCGCCCGCGCGGCGGACGACGTCATCGCCGGTGCGCTCGACGACGAATTCCCGCTGGTGGTCTTCCAGACGGGCTCCGGCACGCAGTCGAACATGAACGCCAATGAGGTCATCGCGAACCACGCGATCCAGCTGGCCGGCGGCGCGATCGGGTCGAAGAAACCGATCCACCCGAACGACGACGTCAACCGCAGCCAGTCGTCCAACGACACGTTCCCGACCGCGATGCACATCGCGACGGCCGAACAGGTCGAGGACGTGCTGCTTCCCGCGGTCACCGGCCTGCGGGACGTGCTGGACGAGAAGGCCCGCGCCTACGCCTCCGTGGTCATGATCGGCCGCACCCATCTCCAGGACGCGACGCCGGTGACGCTCGGCCAGGTGATCTCGGGATGGGTCGCGCAGCTCGACGACGCGATCGCGACGATCCGCCGGGCGCTGCCCGGCGTCTACGAACTCGCCATCGGCGGCACCGCGGTCGGCACCGGCATCAACGCGCCCGCCCGCTTCGGCGAGGTCGCGGCGCGGAAGATCGCCGAACTGACCGGCCGCCCGTTCGTCTCGGCCCCGAACAAGTTCGCCGCGCTCTCCTCACACGAGGCGATGCTCAACGTGAGCGCCGCGCTCCGGACGCTGGCCGCGGCGCTGATGAAGATCGCCAACGACGTCCGCTGGCACGCCTCCGGGCCGCGCGCGGGCCTCGGCGAGCTGCTGATCCCCGAGAACGAGCCGGGGTCGTCGATCATGCCGGGCAAGATCAACCCGACGCAGAGCGAGGCGCTGACGATGGTGTGCGTGCAGGTGTACGGCAACGACCATGCCGTCGCGTTCGGCGACTCGCAGGGCAACTTCCAGCTGAACGTCTACAAGCCCGTGATCTTACACAACGTGCTCGAGTCAGCCGCGCTGCTCGCCGACGGCTGCCGGTCGTTCACGATCCACTGCGCGGTCGGGATCGCCCCGAACGAGGCGGTGATCCGCGAGCACGTGGAGCACTCCCTGATGCTGGTCACGGCGCTGAGCCCCCACATCGGCTACGAGAAGGCCGCGAAGATCGCGCTCAAGGCGCACCACGAGAACACGAGCCTGCGCGAGGCCGCGCTGGCGCTCGGGTATGTGACGGCGGAGGAGTTCGATCGGTGGGTGCGGGCGGAAGATATGACGCATCCCATGAAGGAGTGA
- a CDS encoding nitroreductase family protein: protein MEVFEAVRTILAVRSYKDTAVPADLVKRIVEAGRLTGSSQNGQPWHFIAVQDREMLVKLAAASPYGRYISQAPLAIAVAIEKASRFGVSDGSRAIQSMVLTAWSEGIGSNWVGFVGMSEQKKLLGVPDEYDLLAIVPFGYPVNPAGRGKKKRKPLSQVASRERFGKSFS from the coding sequence ATGGAAGTGTTCGAAGCGGTTCGCACGATTCTCGCCGTCCGCAGCTACAAAGACACGGCGGTGCCGGCGGACCTCGTGAAGCGGATCGTGGAGGCGGGGCGGCTGACGGGGAGCAGCCAGAACGGGCAGCCGTGGCACTTCATCGCGGTGCAGGACCGCGAGATGTTGGTCAAGCTCGCGGCGGCTTCTCCCTACGGCCGGTACATCTCGCAGGCGCCGCTGGCGATCGCGGTCGCCATCGAGAAGGCGTCCCGTTTCGGCGTCTCAGATGGCAGCCGGGCGATTCAGTCGATGGTGCTGACGGCGTGGTCCGAGGGCATCGGGTCGAATTGGGTCGGGTTCGTCGGCATGAGCGAGCAGAAGAAGTTGCTCGGCGTGCCGGACGAGTACGACCTCCTGGCGATCGTGCCGTTCGGCTATCCTGTGAATCCCGCCGGGCGCGGCAAGAAGAAGCGCAAGCCGCTCAGCCAGGTTGCCTCGCGCGAGCGCTTTGGAAAATCGTTTTCGTAG
- a CDS encoding LAGLIDADG family homing endonuclease, giving the protein MATTSDDQTSQPSMIVEGSALIATPAEAPRPEPNALPSETLDFFHGDELRARVFYDKYALRDPDGRVLEPTPVEMWRRIANGLASVEPTTQARERYAGEFYWLMENFRFIPGGRIMHAIGNNKRVTALNCYVNKIKEDSIEAIFDWMKESARTYSLGGGVGTDISVLRPAGAPVNNAARTSTGSISFMELMSLTTGTIGQSGRRGALMITIADDHPDVLAFTKIKRNMDRVRFANISVRISDAFMRAVEADQPWTLKFKNDRVNVERSLPAREIWRELIYGATNHAEPGVIFWDSIKRWSTSEYNNMNVITTNPCSLVGSTYVMTPSGIHRLDQLVQNAVADRVNPTVLIDRRAGDATGVAPVRADALAFTGVKRIYRVETTNGMAIRGTGDHKVKVLNDDTLDPLHESKGWKRIDELQPGDALAVMDPNDERLIETVFRDRSAHLHIDRDWVQPRRRDAHFGLINIPETWDDDLAYLVGYAVGDGCYTRHNRRAALANRLDLHMNIDDAPYVKPIVDRVTGRCVQRRRVAVPAGAVAGFAESASVAYPLQHVEGTKRAWVSIHAAAFLRVLASLGLRPAVGHEKVVPESILTATKEATAAFLRGLIDADGTVSRPGERPMVSLSSTSRRLIEQTQLLFLQFGIFSSVTTSRAEAKSRSSSGLTYIAKNGESREYRSVRDIYKVSISGYPSIARFARFIGSALPRRRDALEALLAHRVRELRDVTDDTRVAAVVDEGIEEPVYDLTVLDTKSFIANGLVVSNSEIPLEPYGCCCLGNLGLQEFVLDEFSPQAQVDWPHLEHALRLATRFLDDVLDYNADKHPLPAQREASLYSRRIGVGFTGLGDMLCKLRLKYDTKEAVEFVDRTFERIKNIVYDESVNLAIEKGAFPGYDREQHLKGAFLHTLAPEVLERIREHGLRNVALLTVPPVGSGAALAGTTSGIEPIFDLGYTRRSESLSQQKFTVYHPLVRSYMQRFGVENEEALPEFFVTAHEIEPDMRVHMQAAIQKHIDHSISSTVNCAADTTEEGVARIYFLAWKMGCKGITVYRENSRDNILTAGAGTKKDKPAQAASAPTAAVAVPSPASAVLGAPHGADESRPQTRGRPKVTMGRTERIETPRGRIYVTINEDAKGICEVFVQSLDVEADAVGRLASLALRTGADPRHVIEQLWRVQSREVAIDRSSDGTVVRITTIAQGVALALGRTLYGPSFRPDQVFPMADRLPAPAPKNGNGNGHGTNGTNGHDQAATAVAAPAPAAAEVREIQEPLLTFAGVCPDCGGSLAFENGCSHCRSCGYSKC; this is encoded by the coding sequence ATGGCGACCACTTCCGACGACCAGACATCGCAGCCGTCCATGATCGTAGAAGGCAGCGCCCTGATTGCCACGCCCGCGGAAGCGCCCCGTCCGGAGCCGAACGCGCTGCCCTCGGAAACGCTCGACTTCTTCCACGGGGATGAGCTCCGTGCCCGTGTCTTCTACGACAAGTATGCGCTGCGCGACCCCGACGGCCGCGTCCTCGAGCCCACGCCGGTGGAGATGTGGCGGCGGATCGCCAACGGTCTCGCCTCGGTCGAGCCGACCACACAGGCCCGCGAGCGCTACGCCGGCGAGTTTTACTGGCTGATGGAGAACTTCCGCTTCATCCCCGGCGGCCGCATCATGCACGCGATCGGCAACAACAAGCGCGTGACTGCTTTGAACTGCTACGTAAATAAAATCAAAGAGGATTCGATCGAGGCGATTTTTGACTGGATGAAGGAATCCGCGCGCACGTACTCTCTCGGCGGAGGCGTCGGTACGGATATCAGCGTGCTGCGTCCGGCCGGCGCGCCGGTCAACAATGCTGCGCGCACAAGCACCGGGTCGATCTCCTTCATGGAACTGATGTCGCTCACAACCGGGACGATCGGCCAGAGCGGTCGCCGCGGCGCCCTGATGATCACGATCGCCGATGATCATCCTGACGTGCTGGCCTTCACCAAGATCAAACGCAACATGGATCGGGTACGATTTGCCAACATCAGCGTTCGCATCAGCGATGCGTTCATGCGTGCGGTCGAGGCGGACCAGCCGTGGACGCTCAAGTTCAAGAACGACCGGGTAAACGTAGAACGCAGTTTGCCGGCCCGCGAGATCTGGCGCGAGTTAATTTACGGTGCTACAAACCATGCCGAACCCGGTGTCATCTTCTGGGATTCGATCAAGCGGTGGAGCACGTCAGAGTACAACAACATGAACGTGATCACGACCAATCCTTGCTCGCTCGTCGGATCCACTTACGTCATGACGCCGAGCGGGATCCACAGACTCGATCAGTTGGTTCAGAACGCTGTGGCGGACCGCGTGAACCCAACCGTGCTGATTGACCGCCGGGCCGGCGACGCGACGGGCGTCGCACCGGTGCGCGCGGATGCCCTAGCGTTTACCGGCGTGAAGCGAATTTACCGCGTCGAGACGACGAACGGCATGGCGATCCGCGGCACTGGTGATCACAAAGTTAAAGTGTTGAACGACGACACGTTGGATCCGCTGCACGAATCCAAGGGATGGAAGCGGATCGACGAGCTCCAGCCAGGTGATGCGCTCGCGGTTATGGATCCCAATGACGAGCGGCTTATCGAGACTGTTTTCCGCGACCGCTCGGCGCATTTGCATATCGATCGCGATTGGGTGCAACCCCGGCGGCGCGACGCGCACTTTGGCCTGATCAACATCCCAGAGACGTGGGACGACGATCTGGCCTATCTCGTCGGTTACGCGGTCGGAGACGGCTGCTACACGCGGCACAATCGTCGAGCAGCGCTGGCAAACCGGCTCGATCTCCACATGAATATTGACGACGCGCCGTACGTGAAGCCGATTGTCGACCGGGTAACGGGACGATGCGTACAGCGAAGGAGAGTAGCGGTCCCGGCTGGCGCCGTCGCGGGGTTCGCTGAATCGGCGTCCGTTGCGTATCCTCTTCAGCACGTAGAAGGCACGAAGCGGGCCTGGGTTTCGATTCATGCCGCGGCGTTTCTCCGGGTGCTGGCTTCACTTGGTCTGCGGCCGGCGGTGGGCCACGAAAAGGTGGTGCCCGAATCTATTCTAACCGCGACCAAAGAGGCAACGGCTGCCTTCCTCAGGGGGCTCATCGATGCGGATGGGACCGTTTCGCGTCCAGGCGAGCGACCGATGGTGTCGCTCTCATCCACGTCGCGCAGACTAATCGAGCAGACCCAATTGCTCTTCTTGCAGTTCGGCATCTTCTCGTCTGTGACGACATCTCGGGCTGAGGCGAAGAGTCGCTCATCGAGCGGTCTGACCTATATCGCAAAGAACGGCGAGAGCCGCGAGTATCGCAGCGTTCGTGACATCTACAAGGTGAGCATAAGCGGCTATCCCTCGATCGCGCGATTTGCCCGTTTCATTGGGTCGGCGCTTCCCAGGCGCCGCGACGCGCTCGAGGCTTTGCTGGCGCATCGTGTGCGAGAACTGCGTGACGTTACCGACGACACACGAGTCGCCGCAGTCGTCGATGAGGGCATCGAGGAACCGGTATACGATCTGACGGTCCTCGACACCAAGTCGTTCATCGCCAACGGACTCGTGGTGAGCAATAGCGAGATCCCGCTCGAACCGTATGGCTGCTGCTGTCTTGGTAACCTTGGCCTCCAAGAGTTTGTGCTGGATGAGTTTAGCCCCCAGGCGCAGGTGGACTGGCCCCATCTGGAGCATGCATTGCGGCTGGCAACCCGGTTCCTAGACGACGTCCTCGACTACAACGCCGACAAACATCCCCTCCCCGCTCAACGGGAAGCCAGCCTCTACTCGCGGCGCATCGGGGTCGGTTTCACCGGCCTGGGGGATATGCTGTGCAAGCTGCGCCTCAAGTACGACACGAAGGAGGCGGTGGAGTTCGTCGACCGGACGTTCGAGCGGATTAAGAACATCGTCTACGACGAGAGCGTCAACCTCGCGATCGAGAAGGGGGCGTTCCCCGGGTACGATCGGGAGCAGCATCTCAAGGGCGCGTTCTTGCACACGCTCGCGCCGGAGGTCCTCGAGCGGATCCGGGAGCACGGCCTGCGCAACGTCGCGCTGCTCACGGTGCCGCCGGTCGGCAGCGGCGCGGCGCTCGCCGGCACCACGAGCGGCATCGAGCCGATCTTCGACCTCGGCTACACCCGGCGGAGCGAGTCGCTCTCGCAGCAGAAGTTCACGGTCTATCACCCGCTCGTCCGGTCGTACATGCAGCGGTTCGGGGTCGAGAACGAGGAGGCGCTGCCTGAGTTCTTCGTCACGGCCCACGAGATCGAGCCCGACATGCGGGTGCACATGCAGGCGGCGATCCAAAAGCACATCGACCACTCGATCTCCTCGACGGTCAACTGCGCGGCCGACACGACCGAGGAAGGCGTCGCCAGGATCTACTTCCTCGCCTGGAAGATGGGGTGCAAAGGCATCACGGTGTACCGCGAGAACTCGCGCGACAACATCCTGACGGCGGGCGCGGGCACCAAGAAGGACAAGCCGGCTCAGGCCGCTTCGGCCCCAACGGCGGCGGTGGCCGTGCCGTCCCCGGCGTCGGCGGTGCTTGGCGCGCCGCACGGCGCGGACGAGTCCCGGCCACAGACGCGCGGGCGGCCCAAGGTCACGATGGGACGGACCGAACGGATCGAGACGCCGCGAGGCCGGATCTACGTGACGATCAACGAGGACGCCAAAGGGATCTGCGAAGTGTTCGTGCAGTCGCTCGACGTCGAGGCGGACGCGGTCGGCCGGCTTGCCTCGCTCGCGCTCCGGACGGGCGCGGATCCGCGCCACGTGATCGAGCAGCTGTGGCGCGTCCAGTCCCGCGAGGTCGCGATCGACCGGTCGAGCGACGGCACCGTGGTGCGCATCACCACGATCGCGCAGGGCGTGGCGCTGGCACTCGGGCGGACGCTCTACGGGCCCAGCTTCCGGCCGGACCAGGTGTTCCCGATGGCGGACCGGCTGCCCGCGCCGGCGCCGAAAAACGGCAACGGGAACGGCCACGGCACCAACGGCACCAACGGACACGACCAAGCGGCGACGGCCGTCGCGGCACCCGCGCCGGCCGCGGCCGAGGTGCGCGAGATTCAGGAGCCGCTGCTGACCTTCGCCGGCGTCTGCCCGGACTGCGGCGGGTCGCTGGCCTTCGAAAACGGCTGCAGCCACTGCCGGAGCTGCGGATACTCGAAGTGCTAG
- the nrdR gene encoding transcriptional regulator NrdR, which produces MRCPYCGAKETRVFDSRPADEGEGIRRRRECESCHRRFTTFERVERLALHVVKRNGRRERFERAKILRGLRLACEGRPVEDSALQQIADEIERAALEQGTGEVKSREIGDAVIEGLRRLDDVAYVRFASVYRRLGDVDRLVEEIQALKARKQMEAELASQVLLLPLTPQRPERN; this is translated from the coding sequence GTGCGTTGTCCATACTGCGGAGCCAAGGAAACCAGGGTGTTCGACTCCCGGCCGGCCGACGAGGGTGAGGGGATCAGGCGGCGGAGGGAGTGCGAATCCTGTCATCGGCGGTTTACCACCTTCGAGCGCGTCGAGCGGCTCGCCCTTCACGTCGTCAAGCGGAACGGGCGGCGGGAGCGGTTCGAGCGCGCCAAGATCTTGAGAGGCCTCCGGCTGGCGTGCGAAGGCAGACCGGTCGAGGATTCGGCGCTCCAGCAGATCGCCGATGAGATCGAGCGCGCGGCGCTTGAGCAGGGGACCGGCGAGGTCAAGAGCCGGGAGATCGGGGATGCCGTGATCGAGGGACTGCGCCGGCTCGACGACGTCGCCTACGTCCGGTTCGCCTCGGTGTACCGGCGGCTGGGAGATGTCGACCGCCTCGTCGAGGAGATCCAGGCACTGAAGGCGCGCAAACAAATGGAGGCCGAGCTCGCCTCGCAGGTTCTGCTGCTACCACTCACCCCGCAGCGTCCGGAGCGCAACTAA